Genomic segment of Murdochiella vaginalis:
CATACGAAATCGAGGCGATGGCAACGGATTCCACCTGGAAGCCGCGCAATGCCTGCCATTTTTCATCCAATACGTCCTGCATGTATTCCGCCAGCTGATCGCCACGGGAAAGCACAAACGAAATGCGTTCCCCATCCGCACTCATCTTGTTAAGTGCCGTCTGAAAGGCGGTAAGAAACTCATTGCGATACTGTTCGCTCATGTCAGCGACATCAATGCTGGAATCCGCGTCATGATCCGCCACCTGAATATAGAATTTCAGCGGATCCGTGATGCGAATGGTATAGGAACCATGTGCGCGCAGGAACAACTCGGCATTATAGAAATTATCGTAATAATTGACCGGCGCCGGCGTACCAAATTTCAAGCCGCGCACTTCCTGCATATTCAGGAAATACGTCGTTTGCTTATACGGCGTCGACCCGGAGAAACGCACACGATTAAAGGTTTCCTTCAACGAATCACCCAGTTCGCCGTTGAAGAGCGAGGGCATCGACGAATTATCCACTTTGAAATAGCCGGCCTCACCGGAATAATCGATGACTTTTCCGCCATCCACAAGAAGCATGAACTGGCCTTCCTTGACCTGGATGAGCGAACCATTGGAAATGGTATCGGCTGTTCCCTTCTTGTTGCTGTTGCGCGGATCATTTTTACGGACGACAACGCCCGGCGCCGTGATGGTGGTTGGCCCCATGTAGTCCGATTCATAGACCTCCAGCCATTCATCGCCCAAGCCGCCGCCGATTGCACTGGTAATCGCGCGAATAATGCCCATTCCTGCCTCCTTCGTTCGATGTGTTCTTTAGCGTAAATCGCGTGTCTTCTTCGTATGAAGTCTTCGGGCGGTATTCGTTTCGAACCACGATAGGTCCGCCCACGTTTTGACGCCCATCTGTCGGCATCAATGTTTCACACCCAAATTTACTATACCCGAAGTATTTATCTTATTTCTTCGTCGAACGATTTTTACCATATTTTTCCCGGATCTTTTCTTTGAACTCGGCGCCATTGTAGACTTTGACGTCCGGGCGGTACTTTTCTGCCAAGCGGACAATGCGTTTGCGCTCGGATGTCGGAAACATCGCGCGCATCGTAACGTCACCGCGGGTAAAATAGAGCATCGTCGTTTCCGGATGATCCTCCAATTTTTCGTAGGTAACGGTGTCAATCTCTTCCCACGGAGTCACGCGATGATTGGACAGGATGTACATGTTCGAAAACTGCTCAAAGCCCCGGCCGGTCACCGCCGCATAACGCTTTGTGGTCACCGCGAGCAGCACAAGCACGCCGAGCACCAAAGAAATCCGATATTTCGTAAAGACCCCCAAGCCAATGCAAAAAAACACCAGCAAAAAGGCATACGGCATCACCCATTTCTTACGAGAATAGAGTTGTCTCATCTCGATTGCCTCGTGGTCACGACGCCACGGACGATCTTTTTCTAAAAACGACTTCATTTCGATGATCCCTTCTTTTGTTACAGATTCGCCCTTCGTAGAATGCGAAGGCGCGCCATGCTGTCAGCCTTAACGGCTCGGCACCAGGCGCGCCCTTGCATTTCTGTTCAAGATCTCCTCAAGAGAGTACGAATCTATTCAGGAGAGGAGTATTCCTTATTTTACGCGCGGAGCACGGCCAGCCTGGCGCATTTCTTCCAGCGCCTTGAGAGCTTTAGCATGTGCTTCTTCCGGTGCTTTCGCGACTTTGCCCTGACGGGTATGACCAAACAGGTTCGTGAAGGAACCGTCTGCCCAGAAAATGTTACGGCCAAAGAGCGAGGTGACCACAGCATAAATCGGGTTCAGCAGGTTGACGAACGCAAACGGGAAGTAGTAAAGCGGGTTTACGCCCAAGGTTCTCATCTGATACGCGCCGCAAGCCGTCCACGGGAACATAACAGCCCAAAGCGTACCGGCATCTTCCAACGTTCTCGAGAGCATGTTACGGCCTAAGCCGAGTTCATCATATTTATCAGCATAAAGCGGGGCCGGAACACCAATGCCCAAGAACTGGTCGCACATAGCGGCGTCGCAGAAAATCGAGGTGGCCATCGTGGTGAAGAGTAGGCCGGGGATGCTGTTGATTCTCTTCTTCAGCTTACCGAACAGACGCTCCACAATGCCGCAGCGCTCCAGAGCGCCACCGAAAGCAACCGCCAAAAGAATCAGGTTAACTGTCCACATCTGGTTGTTCATACCACCCTTTGCGAGCGCCTTGTCCAGGAACTCATTTCCGGTCTCAATGGTCGGGCCGTAGTGCAGGACGGAGAAGATGTTGCCCAGGGTGTCGCCGCCTTGGAAAATGAGAGCGAAGAGAACGCCGGTGGCAACGGAAATCAACACGCCGGGGAGTCCCGGGATCCGCAGTAAGCAAACCGCGATGATGACGAGAATCGG
This window contains:
- a CDS encoding SPFH domain-containing protein codes for the protein MGIIRAITSAIGGGLGDEWLEVYESDYMGPTTITAPGVVVRKNDPRNSNKKGTADTISNGSLIQVKEGQFMLLVDGGKVIDYSGEAGYFKVDNSSMPSLFNGELGDSLKETFNRVRFSGSTPYKQTTYFLNMQEVRGLKFGTPAPVNYYDNFYNAELFLRAHGSYTIRITDPLKFYIQVADHDADSSIDVADMSEQYRNEFLTAFQTALNKMSADGERISFVLSRGDQLAEYMQDVLDEKWQALRGFQVESVAIASISYDEESQKLINMRNQGAMLSDASIREGYVQGSIARGLESAGSNEAGAGQGFFGMGVGMSTIGGGFGTFSQNNAEQIRQQQAGQGKEAAAPVPATPSTGNTDPSAVQGNAGVETTVVGAATGAATASASWTCPQCGTQNSGKFCTECGTKKPDNSSKCPKCGHPVTEKARFCPECGQKLEPPAETPTPDEL
- the nhaC gene encoding Na+/H+ antiporter NhaC translates to MSTTTKREVRLPSVFEAIIPILVMVGLMVYVFAFSDEQYDAAHMPLVVALVVTCIIGFICGHTFQDMLEGIMNRIDATLEAILILLTVGLLVSSFMMSGTIPTVIYYGLDLLTPQFFLPVGCVLVSIVGLACGSSWTATATIGIAFMTIGEGLGMNPAITAGMVISGAYVGDKFSPLSDTTNLAAGVAETGLFDHVTAMVSTTFPVLLISLILYTLIGFSSGSVAGYDPSIAEGIRTAIAEHFNTNPLVMLPILVIIAVCLLRIPGLPGVLISVATGVLFALIFQGGDTLGNIFSVLHYGPTIETGNEFLDKALAKGGMNNQMWTVNLILLAVAFGGALERCGIVERLFGKLKKRINSIPGLLFTTMATSIFCDAAMCDQFLGIGVPAPLYADKYDELGLGRNMLSRTLEDAGTLWAVMFPWTACGAYQMRTLGVNPLYYFPFAFVNLLNPIYAVVTSLFGRNIFWADGSFTNLFGHTRQGKVAKAPEEAHAKALKALEEMRQAGRAPRVK